A single genomic interval of Hoplias malabaricus isolate fHopMal1 chromosome 7, fHopMal1.hap1, whole genome shotgun sequence harbors:
- the hlx1 gene encoding H2.0-like homeobox protein isoform X1, whose product MYTTGLNSFYASNFSLWSAYCSGGFAVDTMKKPSFCIADILHVGDAENMAGSSALMAHMGSRTQVQSSGSPLRPAPLAPDASVFGARINTAAAAAYHRHGLHLSSVARTTINSPSAPPPSSKDLKFGIDRILSTEFEPKSKESSSLRDLTSIVSSTRQSTGLVSVQPSQYFASLEPGMSDASSMLGSIGSASRQSGQHQYQDTFPGPYAVLTKDTMPQTYKRKRSWSRAVFSNLQRKGLEKRFEIQKYVTKPDRKQLAAMLGLTDAQVKVWFQNRRMKWRHSKEAQAQKDKEKEQAENKSAAETESKTHEDSEAESEPSDSELEDETEDKRDEDLSELSTAGVIMGHGPLPGNTDESAATNNVCADTPEVTQTLL is encoded by the exons ATGTACACGACAGGACTGAATTCTTTCTACGCGTCCAATTTCAGCCTCTGGTCCGCGTATTGTTCGGGGGGCTTCGCGGTGGATACGATGAAAAAGCCGTCGTTTTGCATCGCAGATATTCTACACGTCGGAGACGCGGAGAACATGGCCGGGTCCTCGGCGCTTATGGCTCACATGGGCTCGCGGACCCAGGTGCAATCTTCTGGGTCTCCGCTGCGGCCCGCACCGCTGGCCCCGGATGCGTCAGTGTTCGGAGCGCGGATAAACACCGCTGCCGCCGCAGCCTACCACCGACACGGACTACACCTGAGCTCCGTAGCCAGAACCACCATCAACTCCCCGTCGGCACCGCCGCCATCGAGCAAAGACCTCAAATTCGGCATCGATCGGATATTATCCACAGAATTCGAGCCCAAATCTAAAGAGTCATCTTCGCTCAGAG ATCTCACGTCCATTGTTAGCTCCACGCGCCAGTCAACAGGCCTCGTCTCCGTGCAGCCGAGCCAGTACTTCGCCTCTTTAGAGCCGGGGATGAGCGATGCCTCTTCCATGCTGGGCTCCATAGGCAGCGCCTCCAGGCAGTCAGGCCAGCATCAGTACCAGGATACCTTCCCAG GGCCATACGCAgttctcactaaagacacaatgcCGCAGACTTACAAGAGAAAGAGGTCCTGGTCCAGAGCCGTTTTCTCCAACCTGCAGAGAAAGGGGCTCGAGAAGCGTTTTGAGATCCAGAAATACGTCACGAAACCGGACCGGAAGCAGCTGGCCGCGATGCTGGGCCTCACAGACGCTCAG GTTAAGGTGTGGTTCCAGAACCGCCGGATGAAATGGAGACATTCCAAAGAAGCCCAAGCGCAGAAGGATAAAGAAAAAGAGCAGGCGGAAAACAAATCAGCAGCGGAAACCGAGTCGAAAACACACGAGGACTCCGAGGCAGAGAGCGAGCCCAGCGACTCGGAGCTGGAGGACGAGACCGAGGACAAGAGAGACGAAGACCTCTCTGAATTGAGCACAGCCGGGGTCATCATGGGCCATGGCCCGCTCCCCGGAAACACGGACGAATCAGCGGCCACGAACAACGTTTGCGCAGACACGCCTGAAGTGACACAAACGCTTTTATGA
- the hlx1 gene encoding H2.0-like homeobox protein isoform X2 — MYTTGLNSFYASNFSLWSAYCSGGFAVDTMKKPSFCIADILHVGDAENMAGSSALMAHMGSRTQVQSSGSPLRPAPLAPDASVFGARINTAAAAAYHRHGLHLSSVARTTINSPSAPPPSSKDLKFGIDRILSTEFEPKSKESSSLRGPYAVLTKDTMPQTYKRKRSWSRAVFSNLQRKGLEKRFEIQKYVTKPDRKQLAAMLGLTDAQVKVWFQNRRMKWRHSKEAQAQKDKEKEQAENKSAAETESKTHEDSEAESEPSDSELEDETEDKRDEDLSELSTAGVIMGHGPLPGNTDESAATNNVCADTPEVTQTLL, encoded by the exons ATGTACACGACAGGACTGAATTCTTTCTACGCGTCCAATTTCAGCCTCTGGTCCGCGTATTGTTCGGGGGGCTTCGCGGTGGATACGATGAAAAAGCCGTCGTTTTGCATCGCAGATATTCTACACGTCGGAGACGCGGAGAACATGGCCGGGTCCTCGGCGCTTATGGCTCACATGGGCTCGCGGACCCAGGTGCAATCTTCTGGGTCTCCGCTGCGGCCCGCACCGCTGGCCCCGGATGCGTCAGTGTTCGGAGCGCGGATAAACACCGCTGCCGCCGCAGCCTACCACCGACACGGACTACACCTGAGCTCCGTAGCCAGAACCACCATCAACTCCCCGTCGGCACCGCCGCCATCGAGCAAAGACCTCAAATTCGGCATCGATCGGATATTATCCACAGAATTCGAGCCCAAATCTAAAGAGTCATCTTCGCTCAGAG GGCCATACGCAgttctcactaaagacacaatgcCGCAGACTTACAAGAGAAAGAGGTCCTGGTCCAGAGCCGTTTTCTCCAACCTGCAGAGAAAGGGGCTCGAGAAGCGTTTTGAGATCCAGAAATACGTCACGAAACCGGACCGGAAGCAGCTGGCCGCGATGCTGGGCCTCACAGACGCTCAG GTTAAGGTGTGGTTCCAGAACCGCCGGATGAAATGGAGACATTCCAAAGAAGCCCAAGCGCAGAAGGATAAAGAAAAAGAGCAGGCGGAAAACAAATCAGCAGCGGAAACCGAGTCGAAAACACACGAGGACTCCGAGGCAGAGAGCGAGCCCAGCGACTCGGAGCTGGAGGACGAGACCGAGGACAAGAGAGACGAAGACCTCTCTGAATTGAGCACAGCCGGGGTCATCATGGGCCATGGCCCGCTCCCCGGAAACACGGACGAATCAGCGGCCACGAACAACGTTTGCGCAGACACGCCTGAAGTGACACAAACGCTTTTATGA